Proteins from a genomic interval of Anatilimnocola floriformis:
- a CDS encoding NAD-dependent epimerase/dehydratase family protein — MIVAITGGTGFIGRKLVERHLAAGDQVRVLTRSADRSAQTDERLKFIVGDLAADQPIPEDFLDGVDVLYHCAGELRDPQKMAALHVRGTELLLDAAAGRVGRWVQLSSVGVYGPQMAGVIDENWPMLPRGEYEQTKARADELVLERNAKGEISAVIVRPSIVFGPQMPNRSLFQLLRMIERGWFFFIGSPGASANYVYVDNVIDVLQLAADANVAAGSVYNISDQCTLEQFATHLASARQIAPPRLRCPTWIATAAASVFGWLPGFPLTTARVKAMSTRAVYSSARAQRELGYVPRVSIAEGIRRLVSAVPIAPCTDAAEAALVSSYAITRNTL, encoded by the coding sequence ATGATTGTCGCCATCACGGGAGGAACCGGCTTTATCGGCCGCAAGCTCGTCGAGCGTCATCTGGCTGCTGGCGATCAGGTGCGCGTTCTCACGCGCAGCGCCGATCGCAGTGCGCAGACTGATGAGCGATTGAAATTCATTGTCGGTGATCTCGCTGCGGATCAACCGATTCCTGAGGATTTTCTCGATGGCGTCGATGTTCTCTATCACTGCGCTGGTGAACTGCGCGATCCGCAGAAGATGGCTGCCTTGCATGTGCGCGGCACCGAGCTTTTGCTCGATGCTGCTGCTGGTAGAGTCGGTCGCTGGGTGCAACTGAGCAGCGTCGGTGTTTACGGTCCGCAGATGGCCGGTGTGATCGACGAAAACTGGCCGATGCTACCGCGGGGCGAATATGAACAGACGAAAGCTCGCGCGGACGAGCTAGTTCTGGAACGGAACGCAAAGGGCGAAATCTCCGCAGTCATCGTGCGGCCATCGATCGTGTTCGGGCCACAGATGCCCAATCGTTCGCTGTTTCAGTTGCTACGGATGATCGAGCGCGGCTGGTTCTTCTTCATCGGCTCGCCCGGCGCATCGGCTAACTATGTGTATGTCGACAACGTGATCGATGTGCTGCAGCTCGCAGCCGATGCGAATGTCGCGGCTGGCAGCGTCTACAACATTTCCGATCAATGCACGCTGGAGCAATTCGCCACGCATCTGGCCAGCGCGCGGCAGATCGCTCCGCCACGACTCCGCTGCCCAACTTGGATCGCCACTGCTGCTGCGAGTGTGTTTGGTTGGTTGCCGGGATTTCCGCTCACGACCGCACGAGTCAAGGCAATGTCGACTCGTGCTGTTTACTCTTCGGCCCGCGCACAACGCGAGCTGGGCTACGTGCCGCGGGTGAGCATCGCCGAAGGAATTCGTCGGCTGGTGAGCGCGGTGCCGATTGCTCCCTGCACCGATGCTGCCGAGGCCGCGTTGGTTTCGTCCTATGCGATTACAAGGAACACATTATGA
- a CDS encoding sugar transferase: MKRLMDIALAVILLIALSPLLAVIALLVRFNLGSPILFRQKRPGFGGKPFLMCKFRTMRNARNAKNEILNDEERRTWFGNLLRKLSLDELPELWNVLIGNMSFVGPRPLLMSFLPHYTPEQARRHDVRPGITGWAQINGRNKLSWDEKLAFDIWYVDHQSLWLDFRILCGTAAIVLGRKGIDYSANCIPASMAHLTSGEIMSQEARL, from the coding sequence ATGAAGCGGCTGATGGATATTGCGCTCGCGGTGATCCTGCTGATTGCTTTGTCGCCGTTGCTGGCCGTCATCGCGCTGCTGGTGCGATTCAATCTCGGCTCGCCGATTTTGTTTCGTCAAAAGCGGCCCGGTTTTGGCGGCAAGCCGTTCCTGATGTGCAAGTTTCGCACGATGCGCAACGCCCGCAATGCAAAGAATGAAATTCTAAACGATGAAGAGCGCCGCACCTGGTTCGGCAACCTGCTACGCAAGCTCAGTCTCGATGAGTTGCCCGAACTCTGGAACGTGCTGATCGGCAACATGAGTTTCGTCGGTCCGCGGCCGCTCCTCATGTCGTTTTTGCCGCACTACACGCCGGAACAAGCTCGCCGTCACGACGTGCGGCCGGGCATCACGGGCTGGGCGCAGATCAACGGCCGCAACAAGTTGTCGTGGGACGAAAAACTCGCCTTCGACATTTGGTACGTCGACCATCAAAGCCTGTGGCTCGATTTCCGAATCCTGTGCGGCACGGCAGCGATCGTTCTCGGTCGCAAGGGAATCGATTACTCGGCGAACTGCATTCCCGCCAGCATGGCCCATCTGACGAGCGGCGAAATCAT